One part of the Leucobacter triazinivorans genome encodes these proteins:
- a CDS encoding Mur ligase family protein, with translation MRDFLSAAIGKSVRQVARLRGGGSALPGLVVERLDPGFLSRVLGRLPYGVVAVSGTNGKTTTTKMIVEMLEAQGLRVFTNRTGSNFSRGVVAAAIQECSLGGRLDADIAVLELDEAHAMYFIDRVPPRITLLLNVLRDQLDRFGEIDTTAKLLQRIADATTEGLVVNREDRLVAAIGERTRERSGAPEVRAFGLSDALLSTFPSDDDFHAAPGLAAPAPAIEREEADVTLVELGDHEAVFRIDGVEHRTSLKLEGLYNTFNAASALVTVRMILEAGPLAGLVAGSRPHPDTGEILAALAEVRPAFGRGERLMLDGRPLELVLVKNPAGFRLGLASFDPSGVAAMIAINDQYADGRDMSWLWDVDFTSLSESGVDTVSGTRAWDMTLRLEHDDVPVGHVEEELAHALREFRERTRGSARRIYCTYTAMLELRKALSELTEVEDIW, from the coding sequence ATGCGTGATTTCCTCTCGGCCGCCATCGGCAAGTCGGTGCGGCAGGTCGCGCGGCTGCGCGGCGGCGGCTCCGCGCTCCCCGGGCTCGTCGTGGAACGTCTGGATCCGGGTTTCCTCTCCCGCGTGCTCGGCCGCCTGCCCTACGGCGTGGTCGCGGTGAGCGGCACCAACGGGAAGACGACCACCACGAAGATGATCGTGGAGATGCTCGAGGCCCAGGGCCTCAGGGTCTTCACCAATCGCACCGGCTCGAACTTCTCGCGCGGCGTGGTGGCGGCCGCGATTCAGGAGTGCTCGCTGGGCGGCAGACTCGACGCCGACATCGCCGTGCTCGAACTCGATGAGGCGCACGCGATGTACTTCATCGACCGTGTGCCGCCGCGCATCACGCTGCTGCTCAACGTGCTGCGCGATCAGCTCGACCGGTTCGGGGAGATCGACACGACGGCGAAGCTGCTGCAGCGCATCGCGGACGCGACGACCGAGGGCCTCGTGGTGAACCGCGAGGACCGCCTCGTGGCCGCGATCGGCGAGCGCACGCGCGAGCGGTCCGGCGCACCCGAGGTGCGCGCATTCGGGCTCTCCGACGCGCTGCTGTCCACGTTTCCCAGCGACGACGACTTCCACGCGGCCCCCGGGCTCGCGGCCCCTGCTCCGGCGATCGAGCGCGAGGAGGCCGACGTCACACTGGTGGAGCTCGGGGACCACGAGGCGGTGTTCCGCATCGACGGTGTCGAGCACCGCACCTCCCTCAAGCTCGAGGGGCTCTACAACACGTTCAACGCGGCGTCGGCGCTCGTCACGGTGCGCATGATCCTCGAGGCGGGCCCGCTCGCGGGACTCGTCGCGGGATCCCGGCCGCACCCGGACACCGGGGAGATCCTGGCCGCGCTCGCCGAGGTGCGACCGGCGTTCGGCCGCGGCGAGCGGCTCATGCTCGACGGTCGGCCGCTCGAGCTGGTGCTCGTGAAGAATCCGGCCGGCTTCCGGCTCGGACTCGCATCATTCGATCCGAGCGGCGTGGCCGCGATGATCGCGATCAACGATCAGTACGCCGACGGTCGCGACATGTCGTGGCTCTGGGACGTCGACTTCACCTCCCTCTCCGAGTCCGGCGTCGATACGGTCAGCGGAACTCGCGCGTGGGACATGACCCTGCGACTCGAGCACGACGATGTGCCCGTGGGGCACGTCGAGGAGGAGCTGGCCCACGCGCTCCGGGAGTTCCGCGAGCGTACCCGGGGGAGCGCGCGCCGCATCTACTGCACCTACACCGCCATGCTCGAGCTGCGGAAGGCGCTCTCGGAACTGACCGAGGTGGAGGACATCTGGTGA
- a CDS encoding type 1 glutamine amidotransferase, translating to MNIYGDRGNVLSLVRRARAHGYAPSVVEVDPGDPLPEHVDIVIGGGGQDSGQGRVAKDLAARADEIRGLAADGTPMLVICGLYQLFGHRFVTHSGEELVGIGVLDVETRGGSERMIGNIVLESEEFGEIIGYENHSGNTELGAGSRPLGRVVQGAGNNPSDGVEGARTGNVIGSYLHGSLLPKNPALSDFLIGEAAQRRYGGFAPIAGTDETVRRARASAKRRPR from the coding sequence ATGAACATCTACGGGGATCGCGGCAATGTGCTCTCCCTCGTGCGGAGAGCGCGCGCGCACGGGTACGCGCCGAGCGTGGTCGAGGTCGACCCGGGCGATCCGCTGCCCGAGCACGTGGACATCGTGATCGGCGGCGGCGGCCAGGACTCGGGCCAGGGGCGTGTGGCGAAGGACCTCGCGGCGCGCGCGGACGAGATCCGGGGGCTCGCCGCGGACGGCACGCCCATGCTCGTGATCTGCGGGCTCTACCAGCTATTCGGCCACCGCTTCGTGACGCACTCGGGCGAGGAACTGGTGGGGATCGGCGTACTGGACGTCGAGACCCGCGGCGGCAGCGAGCGCATGATCGGCAACATCGTGCTCGAGTCGGAGGAGTTCGGCGAGATCATCGGGTATGAGAATCACAGCGGCAATACCGAACTGGGCGCGGGGTCGCGCCCGCTCGGACGGGTGGTGCAGGGTGCCGGGAACAACCCGTCCGACGGCGTCGAGGGCGCCCGGACGGGGAATGTGATCGGCAGCTATCTGCACGGGTCTCTCCTCCCCAAGAATCCGGCGCTCAGCGACTTCCTGATCGGCGAGGCCGCGCAGCGCCGCTACGGGGGGTTCGCGCCGATCGCGGGGACCGACGAGACCGTGCGGCGCGCGCGCGCGAGCGCGAAGCGGCGGCCCCGCTGA
- a CDS encoding YceI family protein yields MSTTVEQIPGYRVGTWTVDPTHSEVAFSVRHLAISKVKGKFEQFDATFVTAENPLDSRVEATAEVASINTNQADRDGHLRTGDFFAAEEHPQISFTSTGVRQDGGDFTVDGELTMRGVTRPVSFDFEFGGFGEDPYGNYKVGFTATAVVKREDFGLTWNAPLEKGGLLLGSDVTITLDIQAALQQ; encoded by the coding sequence ATGAGCACTACCGTAGAGCAGATCCCCGGATACCGCGTCGGCACCTGGACGGTCGATCCCACGCACTCCGAGGTCGCCTTCTCCGTGCGGCACCTCGCCATCAGCAAGGTCAAGGGAAAGTTCGAGCAGTTCGACGCCACGTTCGTGACGGCTGAGAACCCGCTCGATTCGCGCGTCGAGGCGACGGCAGAGGTCGCGTCGATCAACACGAACCAGGCGGACCGCGACGGGCACCTGCGCACGGGCGACTTCTTCGCGGCGGAGGAGCACCCGCAGATCTCCTTCACGTCCACGGGAGTGCGCCAGGACGGCGGCGACTTCACGGTGGACGGCGAGCTCACGATGCGCGGCGTGACCCGACCGGTGTCATTCGACTTCGAGTTCGGCGGCTTCGGCGAGGATCCGTACGGCAACTACAAGGTCGGCTTCACCGCCACCGCCGTCGTGAAGCGCGAGGACTTCGGGCTGACCTGGAACGCCCCGCTCGAGAAGGGCGGCCTGCTGCTCGGCTCGGACGTGACCATCACGCTCGACATCCAGGCGGCGCTCCAGCAGTAG
- a CDS encoding ABC transporter substrate-binding protein: MSPLSPDRARRRPARAAAAALGAALLLSACSSGGGASGAGGASADSTPEITTSLPAATGQAERVSWALYNEPSSLDPIKISDFPIQQVVTNVCESLLKLTPDMTIVPNLAESWENPEPTVWVYHLRDGVTFHNGGTMTAEDVVYSMQRAADYDLGSMVAGAYDPVESIEATGPLEVTVTLKQPDVTFHQEMATSTGRVFSKAVTEAQGEQVGTPNAHVDCTGPYRIGEWKAGEHITIERFDDYWDGEHLAQTDEVRFTFVRDSAARVNGMLSGEIQGSWNVPPSGFAKLSRTDQGGLFFGETSGAFIAWVSSLEGGLKDQRVRQALSMAIDREGIIKAAMSGAADPLYTVASSGTWGYAKERFQEASDEIAALPRSVEEAKRLVAEAGPQPPIVLATTSSQPEMPIVAAEIQRAGKEIGLEVDIKTLPEDTYNSLYGDAEARKGIDMIFTTWQTYYPDPISLYVFLQSDNFYNYAQWKNEEFDELVATARQTADEDERAELLIQAQRIAYDDPTWIPVFQPYNPVYVGAGLTGVPTAAIQHNVPWAQGLGVGDAVAGE; this comes from the coding sequence ATGTCCCCTCTCTCCCCCGACCGCGCCCGGCGCCGCCCGGCGCGCGCCGCCGCCGCGGCCCTCGGCGCCGCGCTGCTGCTCAGCGCCTGCTCCTCCGGCGGCGGCGCGTCCGGCGCCGGCGGCGCCTCCGCGGACAGCACCCCGGAGATCACCACCTCCCTGCCCGCAGCCACCGGCCAGGCCGAACGCGTGTCCTGGGCGCTCTACAACGAGCCCAGCTCGCTCGACCCCATCAAGATCAGCGACTTCCCCATCCAGCAGGTGGTCACCAACGTCTGCGAGAGCCTGCTGAAGCTCACGCCCGACATGACCATCGTCCCGAACCTCGCCGAGTCGTGGGAGAACCCGGAGCCGACCGTGTGGGTGTACCACCTGCGAGACGGGGTGACGTTCCACAACGGCGGCACCATGACCGCGGAGGACGTGGTCTACAGCATGCAGCGCGCGGCAGACTACGACCTCGGTTCGATGGTGGCTGGAGCCTACGACCCGGTGGAGTCGATCGAGGCGACCGGACCGCTCGAGGTGACGGTCACGCTCAAGCAGCCGGACGTCACCTTCCACCAGGAGATGGCGACGAGCACCGGCCGCGTCTTCAGCAAGGCCGTCACCGAGGCCCAGGGCGAGCAGGTCGGCACGCCGAACGCGCACGTCGACTGCACGGGGCCGTACCGGATCGGCGAGTGGAAGGCCGGCGAGCACATCACGATCGAGCGCTTCGACGACTACTGGGACGGCGAGCACCTCGCGCAGACCGACGAGGTGCGCTTCACCTTCGTGCGCGACTCCGCGGCGCGGGTCAACGGAATGCTGAGCGGCGAGATCCAGGGCTCGTGGAACGTGCCGCCGTCGGGCTTCGCGAAGCTCTCCCGGACCGACCAGGGCGGGCTCTTCTTTGGCGAGACCTCCGGCGCGTTCATCGCCTGGGTGTCCAGCCTCGAGGGCGGTCTCAAGGACCAGCGCGTGCGACAGGCGCTGTCGATGGCGATCGACCGCGAGGGGATCATCAAGGCGGCCATGAGCGGCGCCGCCGATCCGCTGTACACGGTCGCCTCATCGGGCACCTGGGGCTACGCGAAGGAGCGGTTCCAGGAGGCGTCGGACGAGATCGCGGCGCTGCCCCGCTCGGTCGAGGAGGCCAAGCGGCTCGTGGCCGAGGCCGGCCCGCAGCCCCCGATCGTGCTGGCCACGACGAGCTCGCAGCCCGAGATGCCGATCGTCGCCGCCGAGATCCAGCGCGCGGGCAAGGAGATCGGACTCGAGGTGGACATCAAGACCCTGCCCGAGGACACCTACAATTCGCTGTACGGCGACGCGGAGGCGCGCAAGGGGATCGACATGATCTTCACGACCTGGCAGACCTACTACCCCGACCCGATCTCGCTCTACGTCTTCCTGCAGAGCGACAACTTCTACAACTATGCGCAGTGGAAGAACGAGGAGTTCGACGAGCTGGTAGCCACCGCGCGCCAGACCGCCGATGAGGACGAGCGCGCCGAGCTCCTGATCCAGGCGCAGCGCATCGCCTACGACGACCCCACGTGGATCCCGGTGTTCCAGCCGTACAACCCCGTCTATGTGGGCGCTGGGCTCACCGGGGTGCCGACCGCCGCGATCCAGCACAACGTCCCGTGGGCGCAGGGGCTCGGCGTCGGCGATGCCGTCGCCGGCGAGTAG
- a CDS encoding ABC transporter ATP-binding protein, translated as MTPQHDPAPPLLEVRDLCKRFSHGTVVAAEDVSFAIEPGGSLGIVGESGSGKTTVSRIVAGLERADSGEVLVEGHPVQPGRGHRARMERARVMQMVFQDPYQSLDPRQSAREALAEIVALHTGRRGAARAARVEQLLDQVGLDSATAARMPRDLSGGQRQRVAIARALAAEPRLLILDEAVAALDVSIQAQILRLLDRIRQETGVALMFVSHDLEVVRWITDDVLVMFRGRTVEAGRTAEVLAAPEHPYTRLLLASVPSLDWSPRDVADARREFIARSA; from the coding sequence ATGACCCCGCAGCACGACCCCGCACCCCCGCTGCTCGAGGTGCGCGATCTCTGCAAGCGCTTCTCCCACGGAACCGTCGTCGCGGCGGAGGACGTTTCCTTCGCCATCGAGCCCGGCGGCTCACTGGGCATCGTCGGCGAATCGGGATCCGGGAAGACCACGGTCTCCCGCATCGTCGCCGGTCTCGAGCGCGCCGACAGCGGCGAGGTGCTCGTCGAGGGCCACCCGGTGCAGCCGGGCCGGGGGCATCGCGCCCGCATGGAGCGGGCGCGCGTGATGCAGATGGTGTTCCAGGATCCGTACCAGAGCCTCGATCCCCGGCAGAGCGCCCGGGAGGCCCTGGCCGAGATCGTCGCGCTGCACACCGGGCGCCGCGGCGCGGCGCGCGCGGCGCGCGTCGAGCAGCTCCTCGACCAGGTCGGGCTCGACTCGGCCACCGCCGCGCGCATGCCCCGCGACCTCTCGGGCGGGCAGCGGCAGCGCGTCGCCATCGCCCGAGCGCTCGCGGCCGAACCCCGCCTGCTCATCCTCGACGAGGCCGTCGCGGCGCTCGACGTGTCGATCCAGGCCCAGATCCTCCGTCTGCTCGACCGCATCCGGCAGGAGACGGGCGTCGCCCTCATGTTCGTGAGCCACGACCTCGAGGTCGTGCGCTGGATCACGGACGATGTGCTGGTGATGTTCCGCGGACGCACCGTCGAGGCGGGCCGCACCGCCGAGGTGCTGGCGGCTCCGGAGCATCCCTACACCCGCCTCCTGCTCGCGAGCGTGCCCTCGCTCGACTGGAGCCCGCGCGACGTCGCCGATGCACGGCGCGAGTTCATCGCCCGATCCGCCTAG
- a CDS encoding ABC transporter ATP-binding protein → MTTQTQQPLLRIDRLSLAVERRGEERRILDEVSLSCDAGEFIGLVGESGSGKSMTLRTVVGLTPRGARLSGSVRLNEIDLVAATRSQVAEVRRRRAAMIFQDPRAHINPYQTIGAFMCEGLRVNRGLGRRDAWKTAARLLDEVGLFSPEAQLRKHPHELSGGMLQRVMIASALASEPELLLADEPTTALDVTTQAEIIAILQELRRSRGLAIVLVTHDLDLAAGSCDRIAVMRYGEIVEEAEARTLWNAPRHRYTQALLAAMPARLSKQDPVAEEALA, encoded by the coding sequence ATGACCACCCAGACGCAGCAGCCGCTGCTCCGGATCGATCGCCTCTCCCTCGCCGTGGAGCGGCGCGGAGAGGAGCGGCGGATCCTCGACGAGGTCTCGCTCAGCTGCGACGCCGGCGAATTCATCGGCCTGGTCGGCGAATCCGGCTCCGGCAAGTCCATGACGCTCCGCACCGTCGTGGGCCTCACGCCCCGCGGGGCGCGGCTCAGCGGGTCCGTGCGCCTCAACGAGATCGATCTCGTTGCGGCGACCCGGTCCCAGGTGGCCGAGGTGCGGCGGCGACGGGCCGCGATGATCTTCCAGGACCCCCGAGCCCACATCAATCCGTACCAGACCATCGGGGCGTTCATGTGCGAGGGGCTGCGCGTCAACCGGGGGCTGGGCCGCCGGGATGCGTGGAAGACGGCGGCGCGCCTGCTCGACGAGGTGGGTCTCTTCTCCCCCGAGGCCCAGTTGCGCAAGCACCCGCACGAGCTCTCGGGCGGCATGCTGCAGCGCGTGATGATCGCGTCCGCCCTCGCCAGCGAGCCGGAGCTGCTGCTCGCCGACGAGCCGACGACCGCGCTCGACGTGACCACCCAGGCCGAGATCATCGCGATCCTGCAGGAGCTGCGCCGCAGCCGGGGTCTCGCGATCGTGCTCGTCACCCACGACCTCGACCTCGCCGCGGGCTCCTGCGACCGCATCGCGGTGATGCGGTACGGCGAGATCGTCGAGGAGGCCGAGGCGCGCACGCTCTGGAACGCACCCCGCCACCGGTACACGCAGGCGCTGCTGGCCGCGATGCCCGCACGGCTCTCGAAGCAGGACCCCGTCGCAGAGGAGGCGCTGGCATGA
- a CDS encoding ABC transporter permease: MTLPTTHTRTTSLLTRRTWLSFRARGHGMTITACAILAILVLLAVFAPIVAPRDPYEVSLLDALQGPSAEHWLGTDEAGRDVLSRTIYAARISLLGPLGVVLGSTLVGVLIGVVSAWRGGAVDSVLSRIVEILFAFPGVLLAILAVAIFGPGLNSIVIALAIAYIPYMARVTRSVAIAERGSLYIQALETQGMPSWQIILRHLLPNITPFVIAQATLCFGYAMIDLAGLSFLGFGVQPPQADWGAMASEGQNALIQGVALPSLAPGAMIVLAVVSFSLLGEGLAERITRREKQ, translated from the coding sequence ATGACCCTCCCGACCACGCACACCCGCACCACGAGCCTGCTCACCCGGCGCACCTGGCTGAGCTTCCGCGCACGCGGCCACGGAATGACGATCACGGCCTGCGCCATCCTCGCGATCCTCGTGCTGCTCGCGGTCTTCGCTCCGATCGTGGCGCCGCGGGATCCCTACGAGGTGTCGCTGCTCGACGCACTGCAGGGCCCCTCCGCCGAGCACTGGCTCGGCACGGACGAGGCCGGCCGCGACGTGCTGTCCCGCACGATCTACGCCGCCCGGATCTCCCTCCTCGGCCCGCTGGGCGTGGTGCTCGGCTCCACGCTCGTCGGTGTGCTCATCGGCGTCGTGTCGGCCTGGCGGGGCGGGGCGGTCGACTCGGTCCTCTCGCGCATCGTAGAGATCCTGTTCGCGTTCCCGGGCGTGCTGCTCGCGATCCTCGCGGTCGCCATCTTCGGCCCCGGACTCAACTCCATCGTGATCGCCCTGGCCATCGCCTACATCCCGTACATGGCCAGGGTCACCCGCAGCGTCGCCATCGCCGAGCGCGGCAGCCTCTACATCCAGGCGCTCGAGACGCAGGGAATGCCGTCGTGGCAGATCATCCTGCGCCACCTCCTGCCCAACATCACGCCGTTCGTCATCGCGCAGGCCACGCTCTGCTTCGGATACGCGATGATCGACCTCGCCGGCCTCTCCTTCCTCGGCTTCGGCGTGCAGCCACCCCAGGCCGACTGGGGAGCGATGGCCTCGGAGGGCCAGAACGCACTCATCCAGGGCGTGGCGCTGCCCTCGCTGGCGCCCGGCGCGATGATCGTGCTCGCGGTCGTCAGCTTCAGCCTGCTCGGCGAGGGTCTCGCCGAGCGCATCACCCGAAGGGAGAAGCAGTGA
- a CDS encoding ABC transporter permease, which yields MNAVLLTVLKRVGSLLLVLFVTSFTVFAGMYLAPGSPETFLARGNNVTAETLAALREQYHLDDPFLVQYLRWVGGVFQGDFGQSLQFHQPVSDLLASRLPTTLSLVVYAAVLILGTGVLLGVLAAVKRGPVDSVAIILSTLGMATPAFVVAMALTSLFAVTLGIFPAFGPGGDDPGDRIWHLTLPAIALALSSCALVFRTTRTSMIATLDKEYVETARVRGFGSQRVIWAHAFRGGIVPVVTLAGLVISGLLVTTTIVETVFGLNGIGSLLVQAVNVKDFPVVQAIVLVIVTVFVLSNLVVDLLYPVLEPRARQKAGAR from the coding sequence ATGAACGCCGTCCTGCTCACCGTGCTCAAACGGGTGGGGTCGCTGCTCCTCGTGCTCTTCGTCACCTCGTTCACCGTCTTCGCCGGCATGTACCTCGCGCCCGGCTCACCCGAGACGTTCCTGGCCAGGGGCAACAACGTCACCGCCGAGACGCTCGCCGCCCTCAGGGAGCAGTACCACCTCGACGACCCGTTCCTCGTGCAGTACCTGCGCTGGGTCGGCGGCGTCTTCCAGGGCGACTTCGGGCAGAGCCTCCAGTTCCACCAGCCAGTGAGCGACCTGCTCGCCTCCCGGTTGCCTACCACCCTCTCGCTCGTCGTCTACGCGGCCGTGCTGATCCTCGGCACCGGCGTGCTGCTCGGCGTGCTCGCGGCGGTCAAGCGCGGGCCGGTCGACTCGGTCGCTATCATCCTGAGTACGCTCGGCATGGCGACGCCGGCGTTCGTCGTCGCGATGGCGCTGACCTCGCTCTTCGCGGTGACCCTCGGCATCTTCCCGGCATTCGGCCCGGGCGGCGACGACCCGGGCGACCGGATCTGGCACCTGACGCTGCCCGCGATCGCCCTCGCCCTGTCCTCCTGCGCACTCGTGTTCCGCACGACGCGCACCTCGATGATCGCGACGCTCGACAAGGAGTATGTCGAGACCGCCCGGGTGCGCGGTTTCGGCTCGCAGCGGGTCATCTGGGCGCACGCGTTCCGCGGCGGCATCGTGCCCGTGGTCACGCTCGCGGGTCTCGTCATCTCGGGGCTGCTGGTCACCACGACCATCGTGGAGACCGTCTTCGGCCTCAACGGCATCGGCTCGCTGCTCGTGCAGGCCGTCAACGTGAAGGACTTCCCGGTGGTCCAGGCGATCGTGCTCGTCATCGTCACGGTGTTCGTGCTCTCGAACCTCGTGGTCGACCTGCTGTATCCCGTCCTCGAGCCGCGCGCCCGGCAGAAAGCAGGTGCCCGATGA